One window of Archangium lipolyticum genomic DNA carries:
- a CDS encoding M4 family metallopeptidase, with the protein MLAACLSFALTACGTEQSDPAGEAKADAVDLGSTQDIAAALAAFPATEVLGTHENGVPYMVRGHFGSTALSLQGLAARDAHAHVSQALAGIAPMFRLKASDLVVRQLSRDERGHTHIRYAQTKNGLPVVGHELVVHVDAEGRIYSANGSARDGEQLPSQARISSEAARVVALESTPGGGFTEETPRLVYVRSSADGRLKLTFETVVTGSHAGMPVRDHVFVDALDGSVVERTSDIHDALNRAIYSATPPPTHLVRSEGQAPTGDAVVDNAYDNLGLFYNCFQQNFSRDSFNGAGAQLRATVHYSSNAFWDGAQMTCGDGDGVTSGPLCNDLDIVVHEFTHAVTDSDSDLIYSGESGALNEGMSDIFAAYCESWTRSWSTDLDVWKIGEDIWTPATAGDALRYMYDPMLDGSSRDYYPDRYTGTSDNGGVHWNSGIANLAFKLLATGGTHPRGKSTVGVGGIGVQKAGAIFYRAGRDLMTASTTFAQAKTYTEQAAVMLHGSGSAEQASVTQAWLAVGVGAAVPPPVATALTNGVAKTGLSGASGSQTYYYLDVPAGVASTFALSGGTGDADLYVKAGSAPTTSSYDCRPYLSGSNETCNIPAKTTATRVYVMLRGFNAYAGASLKGTY; encoded by the coding sequence ATGCTCGCAGCTTGTCTCTCGTTCGCGCTCACGGCCTGTGGCACGGAACAGTCGGACCCCGCCGGTGAGGCGAAGGCCGATGCTGTGGACCTCGGCTCCACCCAGGACATCGCCGCGGCCCTCGCCGCCTTCCCCGCGACGGAGGTGCTCGGCACGCACGAGAACGGCGTTCCGTACATGGTCCGTGGCCACTTCGGCTCGACCGCCCTGTCGCTTCAGGGACTCGCGGCCCGGGATGCCCACGCGCACGTCAGCCAGGCCCTGGCTGGCATCGCTCCCATGTTCCGCTTGAAGGCCTCGGACCTCGTCGTGCGCCAGCTCTCCCGGGACGAGCGGGGTCATACCCATATCCGCTATGCCCAGACGAAGAACGGGCTGCCCGTCGTGGGCCACGAGCTGGTCGTCCACGTGGACGCGGAAGGCCGCATCTACTCCGCCAACGGCTCGGCCCGCGATGGTGAGCAGCTGCCCTCCCAGGCGCGGATCTCCTCCGAGGCCGCGCGTGTCGTGGCGCTCGAGAGCACTCCGGGTGGCGGCTTCACGGAGGAGACGCCGCGGCTCGTCTACGTGCGTTCCAGTGCGGACGGGCGGTTGAAGCTGACCTTCGAGACCGTCGTCACGGGCTCGCACGCGGGCATGCCCGTGAGGGACCACGTCTTCGTCGACGCCCTCGACGGCTCCGTCGTGGAGCGCACCTCGGACATCCACGACGCGCTCAACCGTGCCATCTACTCGGCGACCCCTCCGCCCACCCATCTGGTCCGCAGCGAGGGGCAGGCTCCCACGGGGGATGCCGTCGTGGACAATGCGTATGACAACCTCGGCCTCTTCTACAATTGCTTCCAGCAGAACTTCAGCCGTGACTCGTTCAACGGGGCCGGGGCGCAGCTGAGGGCCACCGTCCATTACAGCAGCAACGCCTTCTGGGACGGCGCGCAGATGACCTGTGGTGACGGGGATGGCGTCACCAGTGGCCCGCTGTGCAACGACCTGGACATCGTCGTCCACGAGTTCACCCACGCGGTGACCGATAGCGATTCCGACCTCATCTACTCGGGCGAGTCCGGCGCGCTCAACGAGGGCATGAGTGACATCTTCGCCGCCTACTGCGAGAGCTGGACGCGCAGCTGGTCCACCGACCTGGACGTATGGAAGATCGGCGAGGACATCTGGACGCCCGCCACCGCGGGCGATGCGCTCCGGTACATGTACGACCCGATGCTGGATGGTTCGTCGAGGGACTACTACCCGGACCGCTACACGGGCACCTCCGACAACGGGGGCGTGCACTGGAACTCGGGCATCGCCAACCTGGCGTTCAAGCTGTTGGCGACGGGCGGCACGCACCCGCGCGGCAAGTCGACCGTCGGCGTGGGAGGCATTGGCGTGCAGAAGGCCGGTGCCATCTTCTACAGGGCCGGCAGGGACCTGATGACGGCCAGCACCACCTTCGCCCAGGCGAAGACCTACACCGAGCAGGCCGCCGTGATGCTCCATGGCTCCGGTTCGGCGGAGCAGGCTTCCGTCACCCAGGCCTGGCTGGCCGTGGGCGTGGGCGCGGCGGTTCCGCCTCCGGTGGCCACCGCGCTGACCAACGGTGTGGCGAAGACGGGCCTGTCGGGCGCCTCGGGCTCGCAGACCTACTACTACCTGGACGTCCCGGCCGGCGTGGCATCGACCTTCGCCCTCAGCGGCGGCACGGGTGACGCGGACCTGTACGTGAAGGCCGGCTCCGCGCCGACCACGTCCTCGTACGACTGCCGGCCGTACCTGTCCGGCAGCAACGAGACGTGCAACATCCCGGCGAAGACCACGGCCACCCGTGTCTACGTGATGCTGCGCGGGTTCAACGCGTACGCGGGCGCCTCGCTCAAGGGCACCTACTAG
- a CDS encoding TIGR04500 family putative peptide maturation system protein has translation MKESLLAAVRDSLELLVRLRQERLEPDQAKELIRGLKARHPAHWMNMVWEQETYEDKRHYDILVGDEDGTYSLGYCADESLPWPARGLQRMNESLVVRVNEEPIRINQVITSLDYAWHTLHIGRHLINVAIIEQELQGGVVEVTDEDFAEALLEFRQRRRLFTAAQVERWMLEHGTTEQLLENHLRSTVAQKKLRKRVSEGREEAWFNSHRAEFDRVQVARVFIPDEAEAHRTYEQLRGNPDQFLQMAQTRFLERNEPNDLFVTLRRGELEPQQAGLLFATAPGQLVPPVSSGGGYELVQVLRFLPARFDEATRGRVADLMFEEWLAQKRSEARVEWYWGAAEAAPLPAVSL, from the coding sequence ATGAAGGAGTCCCTGCTTGCCGCCGTCCGCGACTCGCTCGAGCTGCTGGTGCGGCTGCGCCAGGAGCGGCTCGAGCCCGACCAGGCCAAGGAGCTGATCCGTGGCTTGAAGGCCCGTCACCCCGCTCACTGGATGAACATGGTCTGGGAGCAGGAGACGTACGAGGACAAGCGTCACTACGACATCCTCGTCGGCGATGAGGACGGCACGTACTCCCTGGGCTACTGCGCCGATGAGTCGTTGCCCTGGCCCGCGCGCGGGCTCCAGCGGATGAACGAGTCGCTCGTGGTGCGAGTCAATGAAGAGCCCATCCGCATCAACCAGGTCATCACCAGCCTGGACTATGCGTGGCACACGCTGCACATCGGGCGTCACCTCATCAACGTGGCGATCATCGAGCAGGAGCTCCAGGGCGGCGTCGTCGAGGTCACCGACGAGGACTTCGCCGAGGCGCTGCTCGAGTTCCGGCAGCGGCGGCGGCTGTTCACCGCGGCCCAGGTGGAGCGCTGGATGCTCGAGCACGGCACCACCGAGCAGCTGCTGGAGAACCACCTGCGCTCGACGGTGGCGCAGAAGAAGCTGCGCAAGCGCGTGTCCGAGGGCCGCGAGGAGGCCTGGTTCAACAGCCACCGCGCCGAATTCGACCGCGTCCAGGTCGCCCGGGTGTTCATCCCCGACGAGGCCGAGGCCCATCGGACGTACGAGCAGTTGCGCGGCAACCCGGACCAGTTCCTCCAGATGGCCCAGACGCGCTTCCTGGAGCGCAACGAGCCGAACGACCTGTTCGTCACACTGCGGCGCGGAGAGCTCGAGCCCCAGCAGGCCGGGCTCCTCTTCGCCACCGCGCCGGGGCAGTTGGTTCCTCCCGTCAGCAGCGGGGGCGGCTACGAGCTGGTGCAGGTGTTGCGCTTCCTCCCCGCGCGGTTCGACGAGGCGACGCGCGGAAGGGTCGCGGACCTGATGTTCGAGGAGTGGCTCGCCCAGAAGCGCAGCGAGGCCCGCGTGGAGTGGTACTGGGGCGCGGCCGAGGCCGCTCCGCTGCCCGCCGTGTCCTTGTGA
- a CDS encoding PA14 domain-containing protein: MNKHWSRLAAALALSALAVVGCTSAEEPRPEPQPEQARSNDVGQMFSRLTAQELDVYAQRGLNFVVPDTVTWTKTNGCGACHRVGAPLYGASLAAYTGYQVNTSQTTGTGYLASFLSTEQLANGSWTHSGSYTYIKTAYNAFGLAGYSQYDSDVYLPKLQKAVDWAMGATAGYKFTNPVDGKALQGVTSAYMPQDHGSNPVTLGWQMPTAYMAVATRALLDVGSGIPPLQRDNYSLFLKNMADSLEGRYVRSAGAWLPQDVAFAAIGTVQDGRNPANNASVAAMRDELLSRYSGGGWGDVSIGSPNVYTTGIALYALCQLQVRQDENATVANALTWLANQQCTSANNYCGTGSAAKNGSWVLTGHEGDVPTIFATLAMSCYGSLNVDVTLTPPSVVLEPLLAVPQTTSFTVRVRNTGYTRNTYTLVPSGNWPGMVVSHNNPSLTLEPGQEAVDVVTVTMPANLPESSVIPVSIKVSYGTRSGMVEKTVTFSVIVPPRPTVNGLETITTILSPANGAVIAPGTSVGLSARVRLAASGNAVTLGTMTFFSSGTAIATVQADASGNFSYNWPVPGSAPLGPQSFTATYNGYATANHSIDYKGSKADGNFTIGYANGFFCTTSAQCQSGFCVDGVCCNSACGDGSPNDCQACSRLAGAASDGVCGAVNAGTICRPSRGFCDVAETCDGVSTVCTATDTLAANGTSCGLNSASCSNGDCKTIPKGLNARYFNNTTVSEPYVYNRVETSVNWSWGTNAPYPGVNADNFSSRYTGDITTPFDTNFPDKYTGRYWFYTQSDEGVRLWVNGKLIIDNWTSHASTLDSGTIFLEAGKRYSVLLEYYEGTGNANVSLQWQPPTQATASVITSSSMTPAVNNPVPIRIRSPLDQTTYLAPANVMVDVEVQGLYATINKVEVFVDGVSQGAKTSAPFAWPVPLGAGVYTVTARVEATGTSASGAVPLVQYARPASVRVLPSPAGTSVGYGLTADYFNGSNFQKFEFTRSEYTLFLDGNQNNPLPQDILNPDGYSVRWTGTTIPAYSQAYTFSINANHPARVWVNNNLVIDTQANPGQTASAPIGLTAGALVPVKVEYYKNSATPTLMQLFWASQSEPKSLIPGTRLYPAPVSTRP; the protein is encoded by the coding sequence ATGAACAAGCATTGGAGTCGTCTTGCCGCGGCGCTCGCGCTGTCGGCATTGGCAGTGGTGGGGTGTACCTCGGCGGAGGAGCCTCGGCCCGAGCCGCAACCGGAGCAGGCGCGGTCCAACGACGTGGGGCAGATGTTCTCGAGGCTCACGGCCCAGGAGTTGGATGTCTATGCACAGCGGGGTCTGAACTTCGTCGTTCCGGACACGGTGACGTGGACCAAGACCAACGGCTGCGGCGCCTGCCACCGCGTGGGCGCGCCTCTGTATGGCGCCTCGCTCGCGGCGTACACGGGCTACCAGGTGAATACCAGCCAGACCACCGGCACCGGTTACCTGGCCAGCTTCCTCTCGACTGAGCAGCTCGCGAACGGCTCCTGGACGCACAGCGGTTCCTACACGTACATCAAGACCGCCTACAACGCCTTCGGTCTGGCGGGCTACTCGCAGTACGACAGCGACGTGTACCTGCCCAAGCTGCAGAAGGCCGTCGACTGGGCCATGGGCGCCACGGCCGGCTACAAGTTCACCAACCCCGTGGATGGCAAGGCGTTGCAGGGCGTGACGAGCGCCTACATGCCCCAGGACCACGGCTCCAACCCGGTCACCCTGGGCTGGCAGATGCCCACCGCGTACATGGCGGTGGCCACCCGCGCCCTGCTGGACGTGGGCAGCGGCATCCCTCCCCTGCAGCGCGACAACTACAGTCTGTTCTTGAAGAACATGGCTGACTCGCTCGAGGGCCGGTACGTGCGCTCCGCGGGTGCCTGGCTCCCGCAGGACGTGGCCTTCGCGGCCATCGGCACGGTGCAGGATGGCCGCAATCCCGCCAACAACGCCAGCGTGGCGGCCATGCGCGACGAGCTGCTCAGCCGCTACAGCGGTGGCGGCTGGGGTGATGTCAGCATCGGCAGCCCCAACGTGTACACCACGGGCATCGCGCTCTACGCGCTCTGCCAGCTCCAGGTGCGCCAGGACGAGAACGCCACCGTGGCCAACGCCCTCACCTGGCTGGCCAACCAGCAGTGCACCTCGGCCAACAACTACTGCGGCACCGGCTCCGCCGCCAAGAATGGCAGCTGGGTGCTCACTGGCCACGAGGGCGACGTGCCCACCATCTTCGCCACCCTGGCCATGTCCTGCTACGGCTCGCTCAACGTGGACGTCACCCTGACGCCGCCGTCGGTGGTGCTCGAGCCCCTGCTGGCCGTCCCGCAGACCACCAGCTTCACCGTCCGGGTCCGGAACACGGGCTACACCCGCAACACCTATACCCTGGTCCCCAGCGGCAACTGGCCGGGCATGGTCGTCAGCCACAACAATCCCTCGCTCACGCTGGAGCCGGGCCAGGAGGCCGTGGACGTGGTGACGGTGACGATGCCCGCCAACCTGCCCGAGAGCTCCGTCATCCCCGTGTCCATCAAGGTGTCCTATGGCACCCGGAGCGGCATGGTGGAGAAGACCGTGACCTTCAGCGTCATCGTTCCTCCGCGGCCGACCGTCAACGGCCTGGAGACGATCACCACCATCCTCAGCCCCGCCAACGGAGCGGTGATTGCTCCGGGCACCTCGGTGGGGTTGTCGGCCCGGGTGAGGCTCGCCGCCTCCGGCAATGCCGTCACCCTGGGGACGATGACCTTCTTCTCGAGCGGTACGGCCATCGCCACGGTGCAGGCGGATGCCAGCGGCAACTTCTCCTACAACTGGCCCGTGCCGGGCTCGGCGCCGCTGGGGCCGCAGAGCTTCACGGCGACCTACAACGGCTACGCCACCGCCAACCACTCCATCGACTACAAGGGTTCCAAGGCGGACGGCAACTTCACCATCGGCTACGCCAATGGCTTCTTCTGCACGACCAGTGCCCAGTGCCAGAGCGGCTTCTGTGTGGACGGGGTGTGCTGCAACTCGGCGTGTGGCGACGGGAGCCCCAATGACTGCCAGGCTTGCAGCCGGCTGGCTGGCGCCGCCTCGGATGGCGTCTGCGGCGCGGTGAACGCGGGCACCATCTGCCGGCCCTCGCGCGGCTTCTGCGACGTGGCGGAGACGTGTGATGGCGTCTCCACCGTCTGCACCGCGACGGATACCCTGGCGGCCAACGGCACCTCGTGCGGCCTCAACAGCGCGTCGTGCTCCAACGGTGATTGCAAGACCATTCCCAAGGGACTCAACGCCCGGTACTTCAACAACACCACCGTGAGCGAGCCGTATGTCTACAACCGGGTGGAGACGAGCGTGAACTGGAGCTGGGGCACCAACGCGCCCTATCCCGGCGTCAACGCGGACAACTTCTCCTCCCGGTATACGGGTGACATCACCACGCCCTTCGACACGAACTTCCCCGACAAGTACACCGGCCGCTACTGGTTCTATACCCAGAGCGACGAGGGCGTGCGGTTGTGGGTGAATGGCAAGCTGATCATCGACAACTGGACCAGCCACGCCTCCACCCTGGACAGCGGGACCATCTTCCTGGAAGCCGGCAAGCGCTACAGCGTGCTGCTCGAGTACTACGAGGGGACCGGGAACGCGAACGTGAGCCTCCAGTGGCAGCCGCCCACGCAGGCCACCGCCTCCGTCATCACCTCCTCCAGCATGACCCCGGCGGTCAACAACCCGGTGCCCATCCGCATCCGCAGCCCGCTGGACCAGACCACCTACCTGGCCCCGGCCAATGTCATGGTGGACGTGGAGGTGCAGGGCCTGTACGCCACCATCAACAAGGTGGAGGTGTTCGTGGATGGGGTGAGCCAGGGCGCCAAGACGTCCGCGCCCTTCGCCTGGCCCGTGCCGCTCGGCGCTGGCGTCTACACCGTCACCGCGCGCGTGGAGGCCACGGGCACCAGTGCCAGTGGCGCGGTGCCGCTCGTCCAGTACGCCAGGCCCGCGTCCGTGCGCGTGCTGCCCTCGCCCGCCGGCACCAGCGTGGGCTACGGTCTGACGGCGGACTACTTCAACGGCTCCAACTTCCAGAAGTTCGAGTTCACCCGCTCCGAGTACACGCTCTTCCTGGACGGCAACCAGAACAACCCGCTGCCGCAGGACATCCTCAATCCGGATGGCTACTCGGTGCGGTGGACGGGCACCACCATCCCCGCCTACTCGCAGGCCTATACCTTCTCCATCAACGCCAACCACCCGGCCCGGGTGTGGGTGAACAACAACCTGGTCATCGACACCCAGGCCAACCCGGGGCAGACCGCCTCGGCGCCCATCGGCCTGACGGCGGGCGCCCTGGTCCCCGTCAAGGTGGAGTATTACAAGAACTCGGCGACGCCCACGCTGATGCAGCTCTTCTGGGCGAGCCAGAGCGAGCCCAAGAGCCTCATCCCCGGCACGCGCCTGTACCCGGCGCCCGTGTCCACCCGGCCGTAA
- a CDS encoding MvdC/MvdD family ATP grasp protein — protein sequence MILIVSEPKDLHANAVEAKLLQRGAKVCRFDWAEFPGTAAMSISYRGGRKSVRLTRGGEVFELAECTSAWLRRPNKPRLPTHIPIPLLKEYADEECYRLVQDTTNALEEVPWLPGPIDAIRRADNKQLQLQLATQLGLEIPPTLITNEPDEFLEFYRQHDGQLIDKFPSVAMPASQRTGRELIRYTQPVTTRDVGYARRLRHSPMLFQARVPKKFELRITVVGEAVLAAEIHSQSTRRTQLDWRHYDLGHTPHREHHLPDSIRRACLELVARLGLCFGAIDIIVTPDDRYVFLEINPNGQWLWIEEQTGLPIGDAICTALMNPGAPTRFPVARPSRASQEKSP from the coding sequence ATGATTCTCATCGTGAGCGAGCCCAAGGACCTGCACGCCAATGCCGTCGAGGCGAAGCTGCTCCAACGGGGCGCCAAGGTGTGCCGTTTCGACTGGGCCGAGTTCCCTGGCACGGCGGCGATGTCCATCTCCTATCGCGGCGGGCGCAAGAGCGTGCGGCTCACCCGTGGCGGCGAGGTGTTCGAGCTGGCCGAGTGCACCAGCGCCTGGTTGCGCCGCCCGAACAAGCCTCGCCTTCCCACGCACATTCCCATCCCGCTGCTCAAGGAGTACGCGGACGAGGAGTGCTACCGGCTCGTCCAGGACACCACCAACGCCTTGGAGGAGGTCCCCTGGTTGCCAGGGCCCATCGACGCCATCCGGCGCGCGGACAACAAGCAGCTCCAGCTCCAACTGGCCACGCAGCTCGGGCTCGAGATTCCGCCCACCCTCATCACCAACGAGCCGGATGAGTTCCTGGAGTTCTACCGCCAGCACGACGGGCAGCTCATCGACAAGTTCCCCAGTGTCGCCATGCCCGCCAGCCAGCGCACCGGCCGCGAGCTCATCCGCTACACGCAGCCCGTCACCACCCGCGACGTGGGCTATGCGCGGCGCCTGCGCCACAGCCCCATGTTGTTCCAGGCCCGGGTGCCCAAGAAGTTCGAGCTGCGCATCACCGTCGTCGGTGAGGCGGTGCTCGCCGCCGAAATCCATTCCCAGTCCACCCGGCGCACCCAGCTCGACTGGCGCCATTATGACCTGGGCCACACGCCGCACCGCGAGCACCACCTGCCGGACTCCATCCGCCGCGCCTGTCTGGAGCTCGTCGCCCGGCTGGGGCTGTGCTTCGGCGCCATCGACATCATCGTCACCCCGGATGACCGCTACGTCTTCCTGGAGATCAACCCCAACGGCCAGTGGCTGTGGATCGAGGAGCAGACGGGTCTGCCCATCGGCGATGCCATCTGCACCGCGCTCATGAACCCGGGCGCTCCCACCCGTTTTCCCGTTGCCCGGCCCTCGCGCGCCTCACAGGAGAAGTCGCCATGA
- a CDS encoding HEAT repeat domain-containing protein, with amino-acid sequence MKRFLSFLACAVAVALLGPGCAHAPAPAVAPADANALRQQAEAAYFALDFPRCAGSYRASADASQEAASRAELLYSAACCASLAGVSQEGLGLLRRAVQEGYAQADTLAHDPELRPLHALEGWDAVLAQARANAQKALKPPPPLRVLAGVDVYGSRRVDAETVRRAFGFEVGQPFVYSQALVTMKENGLRRQYALAFSHVAYISYHAGPEAGRDYITVDLVDEDEAWRLKFLPEPAGHPEDPEGLVARWREYEDRAWTLLRRGELDLAKPVCRVTHCSLGFGHAELSSFEPVFVEKVPAHVDALGRVLREDADPKNRAAAAFLLAYVSEPGLAIERLVGSIRDSSPLVRNNVLRVLGALQRHADRPLVELPRVLDAMALPQTTDRNKATSLLVAVLEKMSPSERAARLADILRQAGEQLVAMTALQQPINRDPARTVLERLSGEQHDAEGWRVWLQKQQLP; translated from the coding sequence ATGAAGAGGTTCCTCTCGTTCCTGGCGTGCGCGGTGGCCGTGGCCCTGCTCGGGCCGGGGTGTGCCCACGCTCCGGCGCCCGCTGTTGCTCCGGCGGATGCGAATGCACTGAGGCAACAGGCCGAGGCGGCGTACTTCGCGCTCGACTTTCCTCGCTGCGCCGGGAGCTACCGCGCGTCGGCGGACGCGAGCCAGGAAGCGGCCTCCCGTGCCGAGCTCCTCTACTCCGCGGCGTGCTGCGCGTCGCTGGCGGGTGTGTCCCAGGAGGGGCTCGGGCTGCTGCGGCGCGCCGTCCAGGAGGGCTACGCCCAGGCCGACACGCTGGCGCATGACCCCGAGCTCCGCCCGCTGCACGCGCTCGAGGGGTGGGACGCGGTGCTCGCTCAGGCGAGGGCCAACGCCCAGAAGGCCCTCAAGCCCCCACCGCCCCTCCGGGTGCTCGCGGGGGTGGACGTGTACGGCTCGCGCCGCGTCGATGCCGAGACGGTGCGCCGCGCGTTTGGCTTCGAGGTGGGTCAACCGTTCGTGTACAGCCAGGCCCTGGTGACGATGAAGGAGAACGGGCTCCGGCGGCAGTACGCCCTGGCCTTCTCCCATGTGGCGTACATCAGCTATCACGCGGGCCCCGAGGCCGGCCGCGACTACATCACCGTGGACCTGGTGGACGAGGACGAGGCCTGGCGGCTGAAGTTCCTCCCCGAGCCGGCCGGGCACCCGGAGGATCCGGAGGGGCTCGTGGCGCGGTGGCGGGAATACGAGGACCGGGCCTGGACGCTGCTGCGCCGGGGCGAGCTGGACCTCGCGAAGCCCGTCTGCCGGGTGACGCACTGCTCGCTGGGGTTCGGCCACGCCGAGCTGTCGTCCTTCGAGCCCGTCTTCGTGGAGAAGGTTCCCGCGCACGTGGACGCGCTGGGCCGCGTGCTGCGCGAGGACGCCGACCCGAAGAACCGGGCCGCCGCGGCCTTCCTGCTCGCGTATGTCTCCGAGCCGGGTCTGGCCATCGAGCGGCTCGTGGGCTCCATCCGGGATTCTTCCCCGCTGGTGCGCAACAACGTGCTCCGCGTCCTGGGGGCCCTGCAGCGCCACGCGGACCGTCCGCTCGTCGAGCTGCCCCGCGTGCTCGACGCGATGGCCCTTCCCCAGACGACCGATCGTAACAAGGCCACCAGCCTGCTCGTGGCCGTGCTCGAGAAGATGAGCCCCTCGGAGCGGGCCGCCCGGCTCGCGGACATCCTCCGTCAGGCCGGTGAGCAGCTCGTGGCCATGACCGCGCTCCAGCAGCCCATCAACCGCGACCCGGCCCGCACCGTGTTGGAGCGTCTCTCGGGTGAGCAGCATGACGCGGAGGGCTGGCGGGTGTGGCTTCAGAAGCAACAACTGCCATGA
- a CDS encoding SDR family NAD(P)-dependent oxidoreductase, whose protein sequence is MLLEDKVIIVTGATSGIGAATAIEAARQGARVVLAGRRADRGEELVGQIRAKGGKALFIRTDVSKEAEIESLVERTVSEYGRLDGAFNNAGIPGPLGKLAELPAAEYRQLMTINLDSALLCMRCEIQAMKKTGGGSIVNCASILGLVGGPGFGAYTAAKHGLLGMTKAAALDYATEGIRVNAVMPGPIETEIWSHIHQGEPVRQAFVDGVPMQRAARSEEVAKPVMFLLSDWSSYITGTSLVIDGGYTAR, encoded by the coding sequence ATGCTGCTCGAGGACAAGGTCATCATCGTCACCGGCGCCACGTCGGGAATTGGAGCCGCCACCGCCATCGAGGCGGCCCGTCAGGGCGCCCGGGTGGTGCTCGCTGGCCGCCGCGCCGACAGGGGCGAGGAGCTGGTGGGGCAGATCCGCGCCAAGGGCGGGAAGGCGCTCTTCATCCGCACGGACGTCTCGAAGGAGGCGGAGATCGAATCGCTCGTCGAGCGCACCGTCAGCGAGTACGGCCGGCTGGATGGCGCCTTCAACAACGCGGGCATCCCCGGCCCCCTCGGGAAGCTCGCCGAGCTCCCGGCGGCCGAGTACCGCCAGCTCATGACGATCAACCTGGACTCCGCCCTGCTGTGCATGCGCTGCGAAATCCAGGCGATGAAGAAGACCGGTGGTGGCTCCATCGTCAACTGTGCCTCCATCCTCGGGCTCGTCGGCGGGCCGGGCTTTGGCGCCTACACGGCGGCCAAGCATGGCCTGCTGGGCATGACCAAGGCCGCGGCCCTGGACTACGCGACGGAGGGCATCCGGGTGAACGCGGTGATGCCCGGTCCGATCGAGACGGAGATCTGGAGCCACATCCACCAGGGCGAGCCGGTCCGCCAGGCGTTCGTCGACGGCGTGCCGATGCAGCGCGCGGCCCGCTCGGAGGAGGTGGCGAAGCCGGTGATGTTCCTGCTGTCCGACTGGTCGTCGTACATCACCGGCACGTCGCTCGTCATCGACGGCGGGTACACGGCCCGCTAG
- a CDS encoding alpha/beta fold hydrolase has product MAERMVKANGIELWTESFGDSTHPAILLVMGASAQGLGWPDELIEQLVSGGHYVIRYDHRDTGQSTCFDFQKNPYTMTDMAADAVGVLDAYGISTVHLVGASMGGMISQIVSILHPERVRTLTLMMSTPLRPTTMEAIQESFQGRTTAEAPLPPPAQRVIEVHLAAVSKPPITREDLIEFQMKMLRALSGSAAPFEEQPLRRRVERMVDRAHNFAASANHGLVPSATREQAEALKRLRVPTLVIHGKDDPILPSPHGVALAETIPGARLLMLEGLGHDFPRPLLGEMARAILTHTGSRA; this is encoded by the coding sequence ATGGCGGAACGTATGGTGAAGGCCAATGGCATCGAGCTGTGGACCGAGAGCTTTGGCGACTCGACGCATCCGGCGATCCTGCTGGTGATGGGCGCGTCGGCCCAGGGCCTCGGCTGGCCCGATGAGCTCATCGAGCAGCTGGTCTCCGGGGGGCACTACGTCATCCGTTACGACCACCGGGACACGGGCCAGTCGACCTGCTTCGACTTCCAGAAGAATCCCTACACGATGACGGACATGGCCGCGGACGCGGTGGGCGTGCTCGATGCGTATGGCATCTCCACGGTCCACCTGGTGGGCGCCTCGATGGGCGGGATGATCAGCCAGATCGTGAGCATCCTCCACCCCGAGCGCGTGCGCACCCTGACCTTGATGATGTCCACGCCGCTGCGGCCCACGACCATGGAGGCCATCCAGGAGTCCTTCCAGGGCCGGACAACGGCGGAGGCGCCGCTGCCACCGCCCGCCCAACGTGTGATCGAGGTGCACCTGGCGGCGGTCAGCAAACCGCCCATCACCCGCGAGGACCTCATCGAGTTCCAGATGAAGATGCTCCGGGCCCTGTCCGGCAGCGCGGCCCCCTTCGAGGAACAGCCGCTCCGGCGCCGGGTGGAACGGATGGTCGACCGCGCGCACAACTTCGCCGCCTCGGCGAACCACGGGCTCGTGCCCTCCGCCACGCGCGAGCAGGCCGAGGCGCTCAAGCGCCTGCGCGTGCCCACGCTCGTCATCCACGGGAAGGACGACCCGATTCTGCCTTCCCCGCATGGGGTGGCCCTGGCCGAGACCATCCCCGGGGCCAGGCTGCTCATGTTAGAAGGACTGGGCCATGATTTTCCCCGCCCGCTGTTGGGGGAAATGGCTCGGGCGATCCTCACGCACACGGGCTCGAGAGCCTGA